A genomic stretch from Candidatus Nitrososphaera gargensis Ga9.2 includes:
- a CDS encoding DNA primase large subunit, with translation MSIRIGPKDWADDPLQNEDLAKYPFLNDVSEYIRQTHFDFEEYNRPEFKDIIETAIERIETEASGRLYEKLDRFQREVFIFLATLIIVKSIGIESVLRKYSLFEAMRAEKFLTEDLKRERNEQKRRLLLFKIFKELFNVDIDIDADDERLFKVKITDYLKRASHFHEQEWKLINRMVNKGYVYLDADETVRLFRNELGALVYDKVKMMQLLTLPEALKTKIEELRTKMTHRYEYRATAVTDYPPCVKHALEVMGRGENLPHSARVMLATYMLAIGKPVDEIVMMYENAPDFNEKITRYQVEHLAGMKGSRTKYSVPSCDKLRNENLCFATAECDGIINPIQFGRKMRK, from the coding sequence TTGTCTATAAGGATAGGACCTAAAGATTGGGCTGATGATCCCCTCCAAAACGAGGATTTAGCAAAATATCCTTTTCTGAATGATGTATCAGAGTATATCCGTCAAACGCACTTCGATTTCGAAGAATATAATCGACCAGAGTTTAAAGATATTATTGAAACAGCAATTGAGAGGATCGAAACTGAAGCGAGTGGGAGACTCTATGAAAAGCTTGATAGATTCCAAAGGGAAGTATTCATATTTCTTGCTACGCTCATAATAGTGAAATCCATTGGTATAGAATCAGTTCTCCGGAAATACTCTTTATTTGAAGCCATGCGAGCAGAGAAATTCCTTACTGAAGATCTAAAAAGAGAAAGAAATGAGCAAAAAAGACGCTTGCTTTTATTTAAGATCTTTAAAGAATTATTCAATGTCGATATTGATATAGACGCGGATGACGAAAGATTATTCAAAGTAAAAATTACTGATTATCTAAAACGTGCGTCACATTTTCATGAGCAAGAATGGAAGCTTATTAACAGGATGGTAAACAAAGGGTATGTCTATTTAGATGCTGATGAAACTGTCAGGTTATTCAGAAATGAATTAGGTGCTTTGGTATATGATAAGGTTAAGATGATGCAACTACTGACTTTACCAGAAGCACTCAAAACAAAAATTGAGGAATTACGAACTAAGATGACTCATCGGTACGAATACCGCGCCACTGCAGTCACCGACTATCCGCCGTGCGTCAAGCACGCGCTTGAAGTCATGGGCAGGGGAGAAAATCTTCCGCACTCTGCCCGAGTCATGCTTGCCACCTATATGCTTGCAATTGGTAAGCCGGTCGATGAAATCGTAATGATGTACGAAAACGCCCCCGACTTTAACGAAAAAATAACGCGCTATCAGGTTGAGCACCTTGCAGGCATGAAGGGCAGCAGGACTAAGTATTCTGTCCCCTCGTGCGACAAGCTCCGCAATGAGAACCTGTGCTTTGCCACTGCAGAGTGCGATGGCATAATCAACCCAATACAGTTTGGCAGGAAGATGAGAAAATGA
- a CDS encoding pyridoxamine 5'-phosphate oxidase family protein, with amino-acid sequence MTVRGKVVEQTTNGADEHIDKMAKKYVGLDKYPGHAPGEKRVLLKIKPERVSHIKIR; translated from the coding sequence GTGACTGTCAGAGGCAAGGTAGTTGAGCAGACCACAAATGGAGCAGATGAACATATTGACAAGATGGCTAAAAAGTATGTGGGCCTAGACAAATATCCCGGCCACGCGCCGGGAGAGAAGAGGGTCCTGCTAAAGATAAAACCGGAAAGGGTGTCCCACATAAAGATACGCTGA
- a CDS encoding DNA-methyltransferase → MLAQEEEIVNQIVLGNCKDVLRRLPENFVQLTITSPPYRNAIDYDMHASGNGGYYRGKLNLDTNDYLNDMADIFGDKVYRVTKEGGYCCIVIANEVVNGTILPLPHMLLSRLVQPFGKWNLHEEIIWHKVTGGTNRYGSFVINPYPKYYRANIMHEFILILRKGDVNSGRTQRKNALPATHEEWTKEIANSVWHIAPVPPGYINHPCPYPEEIPYRLMKLYSYENDVVLDPFNGSGQTTKVAHHFGRRYIGIDLVKDYVNLARSRMEREPLHIRDEALIANWKKIPSHYKKH, encoded by the coding sequence ATGCTTGCACAGGAAGAAGAAATTGTAAACCAAATAGTCCTTGGAAATTGCAAGGATGTGCTGCGTAGGCTCCCGGAAAACTTTGTGCAGCTGACCATAACATCGCCGCCATACAGAAACGCGATCGACTATGACATGCACGCATCTGGCAACGGCGGTTATTATCGCGGCAAGCTTAACCTTGATACTAACGACTACCTCAACGACATGGCAGACATTTTCGGCGACAAGGTCTACCGAGTGACAAAGGAGGGCGGCTATTGCTGCATAGTGATTGCCAACGAGGTGGTCAACGGCACGATACTCCCGCTACCGCACATGCTGCTGTCAAGACTAGTGCAGCCATTTGGCAAATGGAACTTGCACGAAGAGATAATCTGGCACAAGGTGACAGGCGGCACGAACCGCTATGGGTCGTTCGTCATAAACCCTTACCCGAAATATTACCGTGCAAACATCATGCACGAATTCATACTGATACTGCGCAAGGGCGACGTCAATAGCGGCCGGACTCAGAGAAAGAACGCTCTGCCAGCAACGCATGAAGAGTGGACAAAAGAAATCGCAAATTCAGTGTGGCATATTGCGCCCGTCCCGCCCGGCTACATCAACCACCCATGCCCATACCCTGAAGAGATCCCGTACCGACTGATGAAACTCTATTCCTATGAAAATGACGTTGTGCTCGATCCGTTCAATGGCAGCGGCCAGACCACAAAAGTGGCGCACCACTTTGGGCGCCGCTACATCGGAATAGACTTGGTGAAGGACTATGTCAACCTTGCCCGGTCTAGGATGGAGCGAGAGCCTCTCCACATACGGGATGAGGCGCTCATCGCCAACTGGAAAAAGATACCCTCTCATTACAAGAAGCACTAG
- the aroD gene encoding type I 3-dehydroquinate dehydratase, producing MAAKICASIAPDDVQSITKQAGLAFELGADYVEIRFDFLRPEQLQAAIESAKGIKNRAIFTLRSKDQGGKFAGGEQDRIKWLYRLAEQKPMLLDVELDTLEQNDELADFLEGQKTPVLVSWHDFQKTPPNDQIADILSEMRIYSNYVKIVTAANNVEDSLRLLEMYETAIGLNPIFFAMGEAGVISRVLCTVIGNAPFTYASIEKAVAPGQLTVKQMKKLYDRMKML from the coding sequence TTGGCAGCCAAGATCTGCGCGTCGATAGCACCCGATGATGTCCAGTCGATAACAAAGCAGGCAGGCCTGGCCTTTGAGCTTGGAGCCGACTATGTCGAGATCCGGTTCGACTTTCTCAGGCCGGAGCAATTGCAGGCAGCGATCGAGTCTGCAAAGGGCATAAAGAACAGGGCAATCTTTACACTCCGCTCAAAAGACCAGGGAGGCAAATTTGCCGGAGGCGAGCAGGACCGCATAAAATGGCTGTACCGACTTGCCGAGCAAAAGCCGATGCTGCTAGATGTCGAGCTTGACACCCTGGAGCAAAACGACGAGCTGGCAGATTTTCTTGAAGGGCAAAAGACGCCGGTGCTTGTGTCATGGCATGATTTTCAAAAGACGCCGCCAAACGATCAGATAGCCGACATATTGTCAGAGATGAGGATATACAGCAACTATGTCAAGATAGTGACTGCGGCAAATAACGTCGAGGATTCACTGCGACTGCTAGAGATGTACGAAACTGCCATTGGCTTGAACCCGATCTTTTTTGCAATGGGAGAGGCAGGCGTGATCTCTCGCGTACTTTGCACCGTGATAGGCAATGCGCCGTTCACATATGCAAGCATTGAAAAAGCCGTTGCACCCGGCCAGCTCACAGTAAAGCAGATGAAGAAGCTGTACGATAGGATGAAAATGTTGTAG
- a CDS encoding 3-dehydroquinate synthase II, whose protein sequence is MSKLKEKGITIINADPKVAGKDFHTIYESEDADMVICKTFDQLKSLRSSSGKSLGYFKKVLSNADVDEIERASQAGAEFVIVDASDWKIIPLENIIAKLHKSKTKVFTTAKSSREVATMFAVLELGVDGVILSTDSEDEVDKARQQLSTARFPIKPAKIVEIKDVGTGERVCVDTASMMGMGEGMLVGSRSNFMLLVHNESVGSSFTSPRPFRVNAGAVYCYTIAPDGKTRYLSEIESGSEVWVVNKEGSARRAVVGRSKIETRPLRLIRAEIEGETGTVILQNAETIRLITKDGKLLSVTEIKVGDEVLGYAKPASGRHFGMEVDEYIVEK, encoded by the coding sequence ATGTCAAAACTGAAAGAGAAGGGCATCACAATCATAAACGCCGACCCTAAGGTGGCCGGCAAAGACTTTCACACGATCTATGAATCAGAAGATGCCGACATGGTGATTTGCAAGACGTTTGATCAATTAAAGTCGCTCAGGTCGTCGTCCGGCAAGAGCCTCGGCTACTTCAAGAAGGTGCTGAGCAACGCCGACGTTGACGAAATCGAAAGGGCATCGCAGGCAGGCGCAGAATTTGTCATCGTAGACGCATCTGATTGGAAGATAATCCCGCTAGAGAACATTATCGCAAAACTCCACAAATCAAAGACCAAGGTGTTCACCACTGCAAAAAGTTCAAGGGAAGTCGCGACAATGTTTGCCGTTCTAGAGCTTGGAGTCGATGGCGTGATATTGTCGACAGACAGCGAAGACGAAGTCGACAAGGCAAGGCAGCAATTGTCGACAGCAAGGTTCCCGATCAAGCCGGCCAAGATAGTAGAAATAAAAGACGTCGGGACAGGCGAGCGTGTCTGCGTGGACACGGCCTCCATGATGGGCATGGGAGAAGGCATGCTGGTTGGAAGCAGGTCGAACTTTATGCTTCTTGTTCATAATGAATCAGTGGGGTCCTCGTTTACGTCGCCCCGCCCGTTCCGGGTGAACGCCGGCGCAGTGTATTGCTACACGATAGCGCCGGACGGCAAGACTCGCTACCTTTCAGAGATCGAGTCTGGAAGCGAGGTCTGGGTCGTCAACAAGGAGGGCTCGGCAAGGAGGGCGGTCGTCGGCAGATCAAAGATAGAGACGCGCCCACTGCGGTTAATACGCGCTGAAATAGAGGGGGAGACGGGTACTGTCATACTGCAAAATGCAGAGACCATACGACTGATAACCAAAGATGGCAAGCTCTTGTCAGTGACCGAGATCAAGGTCGGAGACGAGGTGCTGGGATATGCCAAGCCGGCATCGGGACGGCACTTTGGGATGGAAGTGGACGAATACATCGTGGAAAAGTAA
- a CDS encoding C2H2-type zinc finger protein: protein MSTAAAGSKAPRQHRCNLCGRVFDSADLLEAHKRMDHSKNSSPPAGVG, encoded by the coding sequence ATGTCGACTGCAGCCGCGGGCTCTAAAGCTCCAAGACAGCACCGCTGCAACCTCTGTGGCAGGGTTTTTGATTCTGCTGACCTGCTTGAGGCGCACAAACGTATGGATCACAGCAAGAACAGCTCGCCTCCGGCCGGAGTAGGCTAA
- the aroE gene encoding shikimate dehydrogenase: MQGSIKTYCIIGDPIQHSLSPGMQNAAFAALGLNCTYIAFRVPANELKESIESLRSINIAGFNVTVPHKVEVMRYLDELDASAKKAAAVNTVNNIEGIFKGYNTDIDGFIEPLHRRHVDFGGMQVLLLGAGGAARAVVAALSQERGIAKVTIANRDVQKAAELAKIGSGLGLKSETLPLENAQDVSLECDLIVNATTLGLHKEPSVIDHEHIKKGSIVYDIVYRPIVTDLIENAKYAQATVVYGYEMLIEQGAKAFEIWTGLPAPREAMKKNLLGIFGEPV, encoded by the coding sequence TTGCAAGGCTCGATCAAGACATACTGCATCATAGGCGATCCGATCCAACATTCGCTATCGCCAGGGATGCAAAACGCCGCATTTGCGGCGCTTGGACTCAACTGTACATACATTGCTTTCAGAGTCCCAGCGAATGAACTAAAAGAATCGATCGAATCCCTGCGCAGCATAAACATCGCGGGGTTCAACGTGACAGTTCCACACAAGGTGGAAGTGATGAGGTACCTTGACGAGCTGGACGCTTCTGCAAAAAAAGCGGCAGCTGTCAACACCGTCAACAACATCGAAGGCATATTCAAGGGATACAACACCGATATTGATGGTTTTATTGAGCCGCTGCACAGGCGGCATGTGGATTTTGGCGGCATGCAGGTGCTGCTGCTTGGAGCCGGAGGGGCGGCTCGGGCAGTGGTGGCAGCTCTTTCGCAAGAGAGAGGCATTGCCAAGGTAACAATTGCAAACCGCGATGTGCAAAAGGCTGCCGAGCTTGCCAAGATCGGGTCCGGCCTTGGACTCAAGTCCGAAACATTGCCGCTTGAAAATGCGCAGGACGTCTCGCTGGAATGCGACCTGATAGTGAATGCGACGACACTGGGCCTCCACAAAGAGCCTAGCGTTATCGACCACGAACATATCAAGAAGGGGAGCATAGTATACGACATTGTCTACCGCCCGATAGTCACAGATCTGATCGAAAATGCCAAATATGCACAGGCAACCGTTGTATACGGCTACGAAATGCTAATCGAACAGGGTGCGAAGGCATTTGAGATATGGACTGGCCTCCCGGCTCCGCGGGAAGCTATGAAAAAGAACCTCCTTGGAATCTTTGGGGAGCCAGTATGA
- a CDS encoding UPF0182 family protein, whose translation MWDTYNEDRARRTDIGRIVRIAVFAAIGVIIFGLVSNQSVNLLMNLEEFGEVFTKPLYYSILSGIILAAIVFVRVNFKARHSATWYSIKMLINFLKRGDYESQSKMSRYSEFQMGKTSFAFWQLTKVVLFAPLFANIMFGMAAEYIIQGNDIGLSSIGNIFAIPFADITTDGSYAQQNVMPMFPALTLLIPPLLAAVGLRLLLYVGVTSVVNIASQYAIDSKESKPKFLSYISTIEIIAGAAVFWIGFNMFFSINIDYNTRYAIAGAMTLGAAFITFGFVDRRHAKVIIYPTKRLVYSRLFTAAVIIGLAGSIMIVNNSIAETRKIEWNGPYIAQQIEVNRFMHGLDKIETKNYDIAQPPVSPSAIQSVVEQNGDVLGNIRLWDEANAEAKLKQQLGQRSDLGYFDFDVLRFNGEMYWTGTTVPVIPNTVASRDTWFNQHFIYTHSDVGMKMLEADTGNIVDESQFFNQRRIYYGESGNGGLFSTYWSAYPVTGTRSEEVGGAFYNGTGGVNVAPPLSWMFEPNFMAYSNTPVHVMRYKDIHDRMELLYPYFVYEFCFDCTQNNPQPKEVEAFVVTDGTRTYWLMPLIVAINTSNVPWSSATSTSFMLQLVGYSLIDAYDGTVQIIVTGNDYFSQMFFEQYRDIGATREVPRWLADQIRYPEEMFIWQISKFNTYHVTDPKAYIETKDFYSIADDSNEVVPYYAYAKPPEFESPEFVGLQPLQLKEPQSNSLVGYMTVQNDLEDLGRMTFFSIPRDSPTKLISPAAAKTTLTGSAEYKEAKRALFGDTNPPLGQVSLYKVGDYEVYFIPVFADTGGKQVGIVGAVGAASTTGTHYVGLGNTPAQAFENYLQKLSGVAPTDQPPVVVINQTAPDRQSKIQNLEKVFIDAGLTVIKPTAVSAPVEFREAQGVYRADSDLSQAEAAIQSFIQEFAPEGGRIFEWHDGTTVNFGVLREVEGIVENHYISIEVG comes from the coding sequence TTGTGGGACACGTACAATGAAGATAGAGCGCGCCGCACAGACATTGGCAGAATAGTGCGGATTGCGGTATTTGCAGCGATCGGCGTCATCATATTTGGCCTGGTAAGCAACCAATCAGTAAACCTCCTCATGAACTTAGAAGAGTTTGGCGAGGTCTTTACAAAGCCGCTGTACTACTCGATCCTTTCTGGCATCATCCTTGCCGCAATTGTGTTTGTCCGGGTGAATTTCAAGGCACGCCACTCTGCAACGTGGTACAGTATCAAGATGCTGATAAACTTCCTGAAGCGTGGCGATTACGAATCCCAAAGCAAGATGTCCCGCTATTCTGAATTTCAGATGGGCAAAACAAGTTTTGCGTTCTGGCAGTTGACCAAGGTGGTGCTCTTTGCCCCGCTCTTTGCCAATATCATGTTTGGCATGGCCGCAGAGTACATCATACAGGGAAATGACATTGGCCTCAGCTCGATTGGCAACATATTTGCGATCCCGTTTGCAGATATCACGACAGATGGAAGTTATGCACAGCAAAATGTAATGCCGATGTTCCCTGCTCTCACGCTTTTGATCCCGCCTCTTCTAGCGGCAGTCGGGCTGCGGCTGCTCCTGTATGTTGGAGTCACTAGCGTGGTCAACATCGCCTCCCAGTACGCGATTGACTCAAAGGAAAGCAAACCCAAGTTCCTATCCTACATTTCTACTATAGAGATCATTGCCGGTGCGGCCGTATTCTGGATCGGATTTAACATGTTCTTTTCCATCAATATCGACTACAATACAAGGTACGCGATCGCCGGCGCAATGACCCTTGGAGCTGCGTTCATAACTTTTGGATTCGTCGACAGGAGGCATGCAAAGGTGATAATCTACCCGACAAAGAGGCTAGTATACTCCAGGCTCTTTACAGCGGCTGTAATCATCGGGCTGGCCGGTTCGATAATGATAGTGAACAACAGCATAGCCGAAACCAGAAAAATAGAATGGAATGGGCCTTACATTGCCCAGCAGATAGAAGTTAACCGCTTCATGCACGGGCTTGACAAAATAGAGACAAAGAATTACGACATCGCGCAGCCGCCGGTTTCACCTTCCGCCATCCAGTCTGTGGTAGAGCAGAACGGGGACGTACTGGGAAATATCAGGCTGTGGGACGAAGCAAATGCAGAGGCAAAGCTTAAACAGCAGCTTGGGCAGAGGAGCGATCTTGGCTACTTTGACTTTGACGTACTCAGGTTTAATGGAGAGATGTACTGGACTGGAACCACCGTGCCGGTCATTCCAAACACAGTAGCATCAAGGGATACGTGGTTCAACCAGCATTTTATTTATACACATTCTGACGTCGGCATGAAGATGCTTGAAGCAGATACCGGCAACATTGTCGACGAAAGCCAGTTCTTTAATCAGCGCCGCATCTATTACGGCGAAAGCGGTAACGGCGGCCTGTTCAGCACCTACTGGTCAGCATATCCTGTCACCGGGACAAGGAGCGAAGAGGTCGGCGGGGCCTTTTATAATGGGACAGGCGGCGTGAATGTCGCTCCACCTCTGAGCTGGATGTTCGAGCCAAACTTTATGGCTTATTCCAATACTCCTGTGCACGTCATGAGGTACAAGGACATACATGACAGGATGGAGTTGTTGTACCCGTACTTTGTTTACGAGTTTTGTTTTGATTGCACCCAGAACAACCCCCAGCCCAAGGAGGTTGAGGCGTTTGTGGTGACCGATGGTACAAGAACCTACTGGCTGATGCCGCTTATCGTGGCCATAAACACGTCAAACGTCCCTTGGAGCTCGGCTACTTCCACCAGCTTTATGCTCCAGCTCGTCGGCTATTCTCTCATTGATGCCTATGACGGCACCGTCCAGATAATCGTCACAGGCAATGACTATTTTTCACAGATGTTCTTTGAGCAATACAGGGACATTGGCGCCACAAGGGAGGTCCCAAGGTGGCTTGCCGATCAGATAAGGTACCCCGAAGAGATGTTCATCTGGCAGATTTCAAAGTTTAACACGTACCACGTAACCGATCCCAAGGCATATATTGAAACAAAGGACTTTTACTCTATTGCGGATGACTCTAACGAGGTTGTGCCGTATTATGCATATGCAAAACCGCCAGAATTTGAGAGCCCCGAGTTTGTGGGGCTCCAGCCTCTGCAGCTTAAGGAGCCGCAATCAAACAGTCTAGTAGGATACATGACCGTCCAGAACGATCTGGAAGATCTTGGCAGGATGACATTTTTTTCCATACCCAGGGATTCGCCAACGAAACTCATTAGTCCTGCAGCCGCCAAGACCACACTGACAGGAAGCGCAGAATACAAAGAAGCCAAAAGAGCTCTTTTTGGCGACACCAACCCGCCGCTTGGACAGGTCAGCCTCTACAAGGTAGGCGATTATGAAGTCTACTTTATCCCTGTTTTTGCCGATACTGGTGGCAAGCAAGTAGGCATCGTGGGCGCAGTTGGCGCTGCTTCGACGACCGGGACGCACTACGTCGGCCTTGGCAACACTCCTGCTCAGGCGTTTGAGAACTATTTGCAAAAGCTTTCAGGAGTTGCGCCGACTGACCAGCCGCCAGTAGTAGTCATCAACCAGACGGCACCTGACAGGCAGAGCAAGATACAGAACCTTGAAAAGGTATTCATCGATGCAGGGCTGACGGTAATCAAGCCGACTGCCGTTTCTGCTCCGGTAGAGTTCAGAGAGGCGCAGGGAGTCTACAGGGCGGACTCTGACTTGTCCCAAGCAGAAGCAGCCATTCAGAGCTTTATACAAGAGTTTGCGCCGGAAGGTGGGCGAATATTTGAATGGCATGACGGCACGACGGTCAACTTTGGTGTGCTGCGCGAAGTTGAGGGCATTGTCGAGAACCACTATATTTCGATAGAGGTAGGCTAG
- a CDS encoding deoxyribonuclease IV, which produces MRVGFHVSIAGGISNSVDNAKKLGCTAFQIFSRNPRGWAAKPLAPDDVQLFKSKLATSGIEKNSVIVHMPYLPNLSGPDGEFYKKSVETLTGEIQRCSALGIPYLVIHLGSHMGKGQASGLSQLVKAIESARVKSDGGAPMVLLENNAGQKNCIGGNFEELRTILDKLDDPKKFGVCIDTCHLFVSGYDLRTKAEVDKTLEKFDNVVGLKELKFIHLNDSKGPLGSNLDRHEHIGLGSIGSEGLAAFLNHRAIRGLPVIMETPIDEKRGDEQNLQVVLGMVK; this is translated from the coding sequence ATCAGGGTGGGCTTCCATGTTTCAATTGCCGGCGGCATATCAAATTCTGTGGACAATGCGAAAAAGCTAGGCTGCACAGCCTTCCAGATATTCAGCAGAAATCCGCGCGGCTGGGCCGCAAAACCGCTTGCGCCGGACGATGTGCAGCTGTTTAAAAGCAAGCTGGCTACAAGTGGCATTGAAAAAAATTCTGTAATAGTGCACATGCCCTACTTGCCAAACCTATCTGGGCCGGATGGAGAGTTTTACAAAAAATCCGTAGAAACACTGACCGGAGAGATCCAGAGGTGCAGCGCCCTTGGAATACCATACCTTGTGATACACCTTGGAAGCCACATGGGCAAAGGGCAGGCAAGCGGCTTAAGTCAGCTAGTAAAGGCCATCGAGTCTGCGCGAGTCAAGTCAGATGGTGGCGCGCCCATGGTATTGCTTGAGAACAATGCGGGGCAAAAGAACTGCATAGGGGGAAACTTTGAGGAGCTGCGCACCATCCTCGACAAGCTGGACGATCCAAAGAAGTTTGGCGTGTGCATCGACACCTGTCACCTGTTTGTCTCTGGCTATGACCTGAGGACAAAGGCAGAAGTGGACAAGACGCTTGAAAAATTTGATAATGTTGTCGGGCTCAAGGAACTAAAATTTATCCACCTCAACGACTCCAAGGGGCCGCTTGGCTCCAACCTTGACAGGCACGAGCACATTGGGCTTGGGTCGATAGGATCAGAAGGTCTTGCAGCGTTTCTCAACCACAGAGCCATCCGGGGACTGCCTGTAATAATGGAGACTCCAATCGACGAGAAGAGGGGAGATGAGCAGAATCTTCAAGTCGTCCTTGGAATGGTAAAATAG
- a CDS encoding DNA primase small subunit domain-containing protein: MTESAVVKTINAVKSAFRGYYFKPDMVEAPDKMEQREFGYMQFGQPGMVRHLSFKSMKELTATIMKEVPSDIYCSNAYYRFPTYPMQEKQWLGADLIFDIDGKDLHLPCVPSHSYPICTNCGHASAPVPDEKRKEEHYSCPACGGKKADDISIPCAKCIEGSKREVKRLVEFLTGDLGMQRSDIHIYFSGNNGFHIHVSDEAYIPLDPQARSDLVGYLSGSGLMAESIGVRKGNAENLFFIKFPKSGLAYGWRGRVANKLKIDGSSMIKLKHIVEQKGGYAAFKADLDRMTRDIGVRIDPQVTTDVHRVFRMSGTLNSKSGLAKIKCGDNIDSFDPFVDACLLGDGKLSVKVKTQVKLKLKNKSFNISKESAELPAYAAIYLICKRLAEAS; this comes from the coding sequence ATGACGGAGAGCGCGGTTGTCAAGACCATCAATGCAGTCAAGAGTGCGTTCAGGGGATACTACTTCAAGCCAGACATGGTTGAAGCGCCCGACAAGATGGAGCAGCGTGAATTTGGCTACATGCAGTTTGGGCAACCAGGCATGGTCCGGCACCTCTCTTTCAAAAGTATGAAAGAGCTAACCGCCACGATAATGAAAGAAGTGCCTTCCGACATTTACTGCTCAAATGCATACTACCGCTTTCCCACATATCCTATGCAGGAGAAGCAGTGGCTTGGAGCCGACCTGATATTTGACATAGACGGCAAGGATCTCCACCTGCCTTGCGTCCCTTCGCATTCCTACCCCATCTGCACAAACTGCGGACACGCTTCAGCGCCCGTGCCAGATGAAAAGAGGAAAGAAGAGCATTACTCCTGTCCGGCGTGCGGCGGCAAAAAGGCCGACGATATTTCGATACCATGCGCCAAGTGCATCGAAGGATCAAAAAGGGAGGTCAAGCGCCTTGTCGAATTCTTGACAGGAGATCTTGGAATGCAGCGGAGCGATATCCACATTTATTTTTCCGGTAACAACGGCTTTCATATCCATGTAAGCGATGAAGCATATATTCCGCTTGATCCGCAGGCCCGCTCTGACCTTGTAGGCTACCTCTCCGGCTCCGGTCTCATGGCAGAAAGTATCGGCGTCAGGAAAGGTAATGCAGAAAATCTATTTTTCATAAAGTTCCCTAAGAGTGGTCTTGCGTACGGCTGGAGGGGCAGGGTCGCAAACAAACTGAAGATCGATGGCTCGTCCATGATCAAGCTCAAGCACATAGTCGAGCAAAAGGGAGGCTACGCAGCATTCAAGGCTGATCTTGACAGGATGACCCGGGACATAGGAGTCAGGATAGATCCGCAGGTGACAACCGATGTGCACAGAGTCTTCAGGATGTCAGGCACACTCAACAGCAAGAGCGGCCTTGCCAAGATAAAATGCGGCGACAATATTGATTCGTTCGACCCCTTTGTCGATGCATGCCTGCTTGGCGATGGCAAGCTAAGTGTCAAGGTCAAGACACAGGTCAAGTTGAAACTAAAGAACAAGTCATTCAACATTTCAAAAGAGTCTGCAGAGCTGCCAGCTTATGCAGCGATCTATCTTATCTGCAAACGTCTTGCAGAAGCAAGTTAG
- a CDS encoding 2-amino-3,7-dideoxy-D-threo-hept-6-ulosonate synthase: MVFGRDIRLSRILKDGKMLCIPMDHGISNGPIKGLEDINGMIYQCASAGLTCVLVNKGIIKTMPRPPDIGLIAHFSGSTSLGPAPNRKMLMGSVEEAIRLGADAVSLHINIGAKEEPEMLQKLGMVADKCTEWSVPLVAMMYPRGENIKNPHDPEIVAHAARVGAEAGADIVKAVYTGDIDSFKRVVKSCPVPIVIAGGPKANTDREILEMCAGAMAAGAKGVTFGRNIFQHKNPPAMVRALRKVIIDNKPVKEALKELD; this comes from the coding sequence ATGGTCTTTGGCAGGGACATCAGGCTTTCAAGGATATTGAAGGACGGCAAGATGTTGTGCATACCCATGGACCACGGCATCAGCAACGGTCCTATCAAGGGGCTAGAGGACATCAACGGTATGATCTACCAGTGCGCCTCTGCTGGGCTCACATGCGTGCTTGTCAACAAGGGGATAATCAAGACCATGCCAAGGCCGCCGGATATAGGGCTTATTGCACACTTTTCCGGCAGCACGTCGCTTGGGCCGGCGCCGAATAGAAAGATGTTAATGGGGAGCGTCGAGGAAGCGATCAGGCTCGGTGCTGACGCAGTGTCGCTGCACATCAACATTGGCGCAAAGGAGGAGCCGGAGATGCTACAAAAGCTGGGCATGGTGGCAGACAAGTGCACCGAATGGAGCGTGCCGCTGGTTGCAATGATGTACCCGCGAGGCGAAAATATCAAGAACCCTCATGACCCGGAGATTGTCGCACATGCGGCAAGGGTGGGCGCAGAGGCCGGAGCCGACATTGTAAAAGCAGTATATACCGGCGACATTGATTCGTTCAAAAGGGTGGTAAAGAGCTGTCCTGTGCCGATAGTTATCGCTGGAGGACCAAAGGCAAACACCGACCGCGAAATCCTTGAAATGTGTGCAGGGGCAATGGCTGCAGGCGCAAAGGGCGTGACTTTTGGCCGCAACATCTTCCAGCACAAGAATCCGCCGGCTATGGTGCGCGCGCTTCGCAAAGTAATAATTGACAATAAACCTGTAAAAGAGGCCCTGAAGGAACTTGACTGA